In the genome of Spirochaetota bacterium, the window CCGCATCTACGAGGCGAACCGGGACAATATACGGAACCCCCATTTAATCATGCCCGGACAGACGCTGAGAATTCCGGTGCTCAAACCGGCGATGGGGGAGCCCAAATCGTCCGGCGAGAAGGTGGTCGAGCAGAGCGCGATCCGCATGGAGGCCGCACCCGACGAGAAAACTCCGGAAGAAGAGCCCGGGCTTGACGAAGCGCCCTCGGACGATGAGCCGGAAGGAGAGATGCCATCGGACGAAACCGAAGAGGGCGTTCCGCTCGACGAGCAGATGTAGGCTTGATGCATCGGGTACGCATGCAATCCCCCGCCACGGCGGGGGATTTTTATACCTGTAACAAATCGACTGATGAAAAACCAGATATCAGAGTCCCCTGCGATGTATCCTCTTAAAAATGTGCAGGCGTGCTAACATGTATTTTCCAATCGGATTCGTTGAGGTTACGGGGGCGGGATTTCTACGCCCCCAGCGGTGCTTATGCACATTTACGGTTTATTCGGCAATGTTATAAGGCTACAGGGGAAAGCGGATGGATTACGTCGAGATAGAGAAGCTTTCGGAGCGTGTGAAGGAGGCGAGTGTCTTCGCCGCGCGTATCAGGGAAGAGATCGGAAAGATCATCATCGGGCAGGAAAGGCTCGTGGAGCGCATCATCATCGCGTTTATCTCGGGCGGGCATGTGCTGCTCGAGGGACTGCCAGGCCTCGCTAAAACGCTTACCGTTCGCGCTTTCGCCCGCTGCATCGACGCCGCCTTCAGCCGTATCCAGTTCACACCGGACCTGCTCCCGGCGGACCTCATCGGCACTCGGATCTACAATCCGAAAGAGCTCGACTTTTTTACACGCAAGGGGCCCGTCTTCACCAACATCCTCCTTGCCGACGAGGTGAACCGCGCGCCGGCGAAGGTCCAGTCGGCTCTTTTGCAGGCGATGGAGGAGCGCGCTGTAACCATCGGCGCGGAAACGCACGTACTTCCCTCGCCCTTCATGGTGCTCGCCACGCAGAACCCCATCGAACAGGAGGGAACGTATCCGCTCCCGGAAGCCCAGGTGGACCGATTCTTCATGAAATGCCTGGTGGGCTATCCCGCGGACGGCGAAGAGAAGGAGCTGCTGCGACGCTACGGTGAAATCGATCTGGCGAGGGTGGGGGTTGTGACCGACGCCGTCGCGCTTTCCGAGGTCGCGGCGCTCGTCGCCGGCATCTATATTGACGAGCGGCTCATCGACTACATTGTAAACATCGTACGGGAAACCAGAAACCCCGCGAGCGCCACGCTGGCGGGCCTTGTAGAGTTCGGGGCCAGCCCCCGGGCCTCGATCGCGCTCATGAAGGCGGCGCGCTGCATGGCGTTTCTGCGGGGGCGTGGGTATGTAACGCCCGACGATATCAAGGAGGTGGGCGCCGACGTGCTGCGCCACCGCGTGGTGCTGAGTTACGAGGCCGAAGCCGCCCGCACGAGCGCGGACGATGTCGTGAAGATCGTCTTAGACTCGGTGGAGGTGCCGTAAATGGAGCCTGCCGAACGGGCGCTCTTTCGAAAGCTCCGGATAAAGCTGCGCAGGAGGGTTGAGGACCTCTTTGCCGGCGAGTATCACTCCGCGTTCCGGGGATACGGGCTCCTCTTCGACGGAGTGCGCGAGTACATGTACGGAGACGATGTCCGCAATATCGACTGGAACGTTTCGGCGCGGGCGAACAACCTGTATGTGAAGGAGTACATAGAGGAGCGCGAGCTTTCCATCGTGCTGGCCGTGGACATGTCGGCCTCGATAGACTATGGGACCTCGCGCAGCAAGCGGGACCTTCTTCTGGACGCGGCCGCGCTTCTGCTCTATCTCGCGCGCGTGAACAACGACCGAATATCGGTTCTACTCTTCGCCGACAGTGTCGAGAAATACATCCCCCCCCGGAAGGGGCGCGGCGTCATGTACGCGCTGCACGACGAGATCGCGCGGTTCGAGCCCGGCGCCAGAGGGACCAATATTTCAGTTGCGGTCGATTTTCTAAGAAAGGTACTTAAAAAAAGAAGCGTTATTTTTATGCTCTCGGATTTTCTCGACAGCGACTATCTTACGGGGCTTCGTCTTCTCGGCAGGAGGCACGACGTCGTTCCTGTCGTCCTTTCGGACCCCGCGGAGCGGGGCGCGGGCTTTCTCGGCCTGGCGGAATACGTCGACCTCGAAACTGGGAAAACCATTCTTACCGAAACCATTCCCACGGGCATTGCGGCTCCGGATTTTCCGGGATTCGAAACGATCCGCCTGAGCACCGACATGCCCGTTGAAAAACCGGTGCTCGAATTCTTGCGGAAACGAAGTCGCGCCCACCGCGCGACGGCCCCGTGAGCGGGTTATGCGCAGACTGGCCGGAATCGCCCTGACCGTGCTGGTGGTTGCGTGCGCGTCGGCGCTTATTGTCCGCGCGGCGGAAGAATACCCGGCGGTGACGGCCTCGGTGTGGCCACAAAAGGCCACGGTAGGCAGCCGGCTGGAATACGTCGTTACGGTCAGCGGGGGAAATATCGAGGGTATCGAGATATCGCTTCCGGAGACGCGCGAGTATGTTCCGCCGCCGGACCACGGGACGGAGGAGGCCTCTCCGGCGGTCGGCCTGCTTCCGCTCTATGTAATTCACTCGGCGGAGAGGAAAGAGGAGGCCACGGGCCGGAAGTCCTCGGTTTCACTCGCCATGAGCGTCGCGTATTACCGCACTGGCCGGCATCCGCTTCCCGCGGTCGAGGTGCACGGCGCGGACGGCGTCGCCATCGGTTACCGAGTTCCCGAGGTGTTGATAGAAGCGAGCAATCCATCCGGGGATTTTCATGAGATAGAACCCCCGCTCGATCTCGGTGGCAATTATTACAGGCTGTTGATTGTCATTGCGTTACTGGGAGCCCTCGCCGCCGCCGCTTACCTTGCCCTCCGCCGTTACGAAAGCCGTCGAAAAAAGGATACTCCCGCCCCGTACGAAATCCCGGCGATCGACGAATTCCTGGCGCGGATGCAGACCCTTCGCGTTCTGGGACTGGTTGAAGAGGGGAGGGGCGAGGAATATGTCGTGGAGGCCTCCCGTTTCTTTCGAATGTTCCTCTCCCGTCTTATTGGCATCGACGCCATGGAGATGACAGGCCTTGAGCTTGCCGCCTCCCTGGAACGGCATCTCGGTCAGGCCGCCTTTTCCCGATTGCGCGGAGACCTCGAGCGCATAACGGGACTCTGGGACCTTGCGAAATTCGCGGAGTTCGCGCCCTCCCCCGGGGCGCTCGGCGACAACCTGGAACAGGCGATGGACCTCGGCAGAAGGATCGCCCGGGAGGAACGCGGTGGCAGGCCCTGACTTTAAAGATCCACTGTATCTTTTGCTATTGGTACCGTTCGCGGCGATGGTCGCCCTGTATTTGTACCGGCGCATCGGTCAGCGCGGCGCGGCGATTGCCGTCTCTTCCGAGATGGTCGTGGGATTGCGCACATCGATCCGGGTCGCAACCTACCGGTTCCTTCCCGTTCTGCGCTTCGCCTCGATCTTTCTGCTCATCATCGCGCTTGCGCGGCCGGGGAAAAGCGTCGACCTTACAAGCATCAAAAATCCCGGTATCGATATCATGATCGTACTGGATGTTTCCGACTCCATGATGGGCGAAGATTTCGAGCCGGATCATCGTCTGGGGGTCGCCAGACGGGTCGTGAAGGATTTCATCGCGCGCAGGACGACCGACCGCCTGGGCCTTGTCGTATTCTCGGGCGATGCATATCTGCACTGCCCGCTGACCCTGGACCACGCCGTGGTGGGGGAGCTTGTTGACGAGCTCGATTTCGATACCGTCGAGGAAGAGGGGACCGCCATCGGCGAGGCGATCGCGCTTGCGGCGGCCCGGATGATCGAGAGCACCGCGAAGAGCCGGATCATCCTGCTTCTCACCGACGGCATGAACAACCGCGGCGGGATCGATCCCGAAACGGCGGCCGCGTTATGCGCTGAATCAGGTATCAGGGTATATGCAGTGGGAATCGGCAGGGACGGTCGTGTTCCCTATCCCGCCGGCGGCGGGCTATTCCGTTCCCGGAGGTTTCTCGTAAACCATTTCGACGAAAAAACGCTTCGCAACGTCGCCGATGTGACGGGCGGGAAGTTCTACCGCGCCGAATCGGGGGGCGTGCTCTGGGAGAACGTTCGGGACATCGACCGGCTCGAGAGGAGCGATATCGAGACGAAGGTGTACCGCGAATTTCATGACGGATTCCAGTTTTTTCTCGCGGCCGCGATGCTGCTGTTCTTCCTCGAAATTACGCTGCGCTCTGTATTTTACCGGAAGGTGCCATGATGGATTTCGCGAACTACCGGTATCTGGCGTACGTGCTGCTTGCGGGGGCGATCATTCTCGCGTTTTACGCGGCCTATCTCGGGTGGAAGCGCAGGGTGCTGCGCTCCCTGGCGCCGCGGGCCGACATGCGAGCGGCATTGCTTGCAGGATCGCCGATTGTGCGCGCACTTAAAACAGTAATGATTGCACTGTGCGTTGTACTGTTCTCCGTGGCCGTGCTTCGACCGCGGTGGGGCGAAACCATGCGCGAGTCCCGAAACGAGGGTGTCGACCTGCTTGTCGCGCTCGATGTCTCGCGGAGCATGCTCGCCCGCGATGTCCCCCCGTCGCGGCTGGAGCGCGCCAAAGACGCCGTGCGCCTGATGGCCAATTCGCTGGGAGGCGGAAGGACGGGAATGATACTCTTCGCGGGCGACGCCTTTTTGCAGTGCCCGCTCACGGAGGATGCCGGCGCCTTCATGATGTTCCTGGATTCTGCCGGCGTCGGTTCGGTGCGCAGGCAGGGAACGGATATCGGCAGGGCGCTCGAGGCCGCGGAAAAGGTCTTCGCGGCGAAACGCATGACCTCTAAAATGCTCGTTCTCATAACTGACGGCGAGGACCACGAGGGCCGGGCGGTGGATGAGGCGCGTCGCCTGCGGAAACTCGGCGTTTCAGTGCATACGGTCGGTATCGGAACGGCCACCGGCGGCGCGGTGCCGCTTGATGAGCGCTCGGACGAATACCTGCGCGACGACGGCGGTGGAACGATCATAAGCGGCAAAAATTCCGCCGTGCTCGAACGGATCGCCCGCGAGACGGGCGGAGAGCATCTCGACATAACCGCCGACCTCTCCGACATCTACCGGCTCATCCGCCTTGTGGGCGACCAGGATAAGTTGAGCCACGGCAGTCGCATTGTAAAGGAGAAGGTGGAGCGCTTTCAACTTTTCGTGCTGGTCCTCATTGTGCTGTTGAGCCTCGAACTTATGATTCCCGAAAGGCCCCGCGTCCCGCGTTTCGGGCGTCCGGGACGCGCCGACCGTTCGCGGCGGGGAAGCATTTGGGCGGCGCCTGTCGTCGCGCTTGCGGTATGCATGTTTTTTATCTCC includes:
- a CDS encoding MoxR family ATPase — translated: MDYVEIEKLSERVKEASVFAARIREEIGKIIIGQERLVERIIIAFISGGHVLLEGLPGLAKTLTVRAFARCIDAAFSRIQFTPDLLPADLIGTRIYNPKELDFFTRKGPVFTNILLADEVNRAPAKVQSALLQAMEERAVTIGAETHVLPSPFMVLATQNPIEQEGTYPLPEAQVDRFFMKCLVGYPADGEEKELLRRYGEIDLARVGVVTDAVALSEVAALVAGIYIDERLIDYIVNIVRETRNPASATLAGLVEFGASPRASIALMKAARCMAFLRGRGYVTPDDIKEVGADVLRHRVVLSYEAEAARTSADDVVKIVLDSVEVP
- a CDS encoding DUF58 domain-containing protein, producing MEPAERALFRKLRIKLRRRVEDLFAGEYHSAFRGYGLLFDGVREYMYGDDVRNIDWNVSARANNLYVKEYIEERELSIVLAVDMSASIDYGTSRSKRDLLLDAAALLLYLARVNNDRISVLLFADSVEKYIPPRKGRGVMYALHDEIARFEPGARGTNISVAVDFLRKVLKKRSVIFMLSDFLDSDYLTGLRLLGRRHDVVPVVLSDPAERGAGFLGLAEYVDLETGKTILTETIPTGIAAPDFPGFETIRLSTDMPVEKPVLEFLRKRSRAHRATAP
- a CDS encoding VWA domain-containing protein, with amino-acid sequence MAGPDFKDPLYLLLLVPFAAMVALYLYRRIGQRGAAIAVSSEMVVGLRTSIRVATYRFLPVLRFASIFLLIIALARPGKSVDLTSIKNPGIDIMIVLDVSDSMMGEDFEPDHRLGVARRVVKDFIARRTTDRLGLVVFSGDAYLHCPLTLDHAVVGELVDELDFDTVEEEGTAIGEAIALAAARMIESTAKSRIILLLTDGMNNRGGIDPETAAALCAESGIRVYAVGIGRDGRVPYPAGGGLFRSRRFLVNHFDEKTLRNVADVTGGKFYRAESGGVLWENVRDIDRLERSDIETKVYREFHDGFQFFLAAAMLLFFLEITLRSVFYRKVP
- a CDS encoding VWA domain-containing protein, whose product is MMDFANYRYLAYVLLAGAIILAFYAAYLGWKRRVLRSLAPRADMRAALLAGSPIVRALKTVMIALCVVLFSVAVLRPRWGETMRESRNEGVDLLVALDVSRSMLARDVPPSRLERAKDAVRLMANSLGGGRTGMILFAGDAFLQCPLTEDAGAFMMFLDSAGVGSVRRQGTDIGRALEAAEKVFAAKRMTSKMLVLITDGEDHEGRAVDEARRLRKLGVSVHTVGIGTATGGAVPLDERSDEYLRDDGGGTIISGKNSAVLERIARETGGEHLDITADLSDIYRLIRLVGDQDKLSHGSRIVKEKVERFQLFVLVLIVLLSLELMIPERPRVPRFGRPGRADRSRRGSIWAAPVVALAVCMFFISWIDPYRDEVREGNRLFGEKDYQGAGERYRTAEKYAPREKDRDRLRFNHGDVRYMQGDYDGALDHFRGSLRSGDPDVQKKALFNAGNAYLKKGDYRAAVGAYIDALKIDPEYLPAKKNLEYMLRMNKKNQDGRGDTGNQDDRREKDGHRDGDGRGRPDGDSRPDGSASKKAGGRISAEQVRNLLESMKNKPVRREKGTGDGRRELDKQW